Proteins co-encoded in one Azospirillum brasilense genomic window:
- a CDS encoding bifunctional enoyl-CoA hydratase/phosphate acetyltransferase — MTANGETSGDLPAAPIEAAPIENVTFDEIVVGQSASIARQLTVMDVELFATVSGNIDPVHLDAKFAADSRFQKVIGHGMWSGALISGVLGTRLPGAGTVYAGQDLRFRRPVGLGDVITATVTVREKQADKNIVVFDCLCTNQDGEVVVTGTAEVVAPTRKVRRAAHALPQIQMIRHDKHDALLRKCDGLEPVATAVAHPCDESSLKGAVEAAEAGLIDPILIGPAAKIRALAAAHGLDIARYRLVDVEHSHAAAAAAVALARTGEAEAVMKGSLHTDELMAEVVRKETGLRTSRRISHVFVMNVPTYPRALLITDAAINIYPTLEDKVHIVQNAIDLAKVLGVETPRVAILSAVETLNPKIATTLEAAALCKMADRGQITGGILDGPLAFDNAISAEAARIKGITSPVSGQADILLVPDLEAGNMLAKQLSFLANADAAGIVLGARVPVILTSRADNVRTRLASCAVAALVAAARRPSLALNAAAAPLAAE, encoded by the coding sequence ATGACTGCCAATGGTGAAACCAGCGGCGACCTCCCTGCGGCCCCGATTGAGGCGGCCCCGATCGAGAACGTCACCTTCGACGAGATCGTGGTCGGGCAGTCTGCCAGCATCGCGCGGCAACTGACCGTGATGGACGTCGAGCTGTTCGCCACCGTCTCCGGCAACATCGATCCGGTTCATCTGGACGCGAAATTCGCCGCCGACAGCCGCTTTCAAAAGGTGATTGGGCACGGCATGTGGTCCGGCGCGCTGATTTCCGGCGTGCTGGGGACCCGGCTGCCCGGCGCCGGCACCGTCTACGCCGGCCAGGACCTGCGCTTCCGCCGCCCGGTCGGGCTGGGCGACGTCATCACCGCCACCGTCACCGTGCGCGAGAAGCAGGCCGACAAGAACATCGTCGTCTTCGACTGCCTGTGCACCAATCAGGACGGTGAGGTCGTGGTGACCGGGACCGCCGAGGTGGTGGCGCCGACGCGCAAGGTCCGCCGCGCCGCCCACGCGCTGCCGCAGATCCAGATGATCCGCCACGACAAGCACGATGCGCTGCTGCGCAAGTGCGACGGGCTGGAGCCGGTCGCCACGGCGGTCGCCCATCCCTGCGACGAAAGCTCGCTGAAGGGCGCGGTCGAGGCGGCGGAAGCGGGCCTGATCGACCCCATCCTGATCGGTCCGGCGGCGAAGATCCGCGCGCTGGCCGCCGCCCATGGGCTGGACATCGCCCGCTACCGTCTGGTGGATGTGGAGCACAGCCACGCCGCCGCCGCGGCCGCCGTCGCGCTGGCCCGCACCGGCGAGGCCGAGGCCGTGATGAAGGGCAGCCTGCACACCGATGAGCTGATGGCCGAGGTCGTCCGCAAGGAGACCGGCCTGCGCACCAGCCGCCGCATCAGCCACGTCTTCGTCATGAACGTGCCGACCTACCCGCGGGCGTTGCTGATCACCGACGCGGCGATCAACATCTACCCGACGCTGGAGGACAAGGTCCACATCGTCCAGAACGCCATCGACCTCGCCAAGGTGCTGGGCGTCGAGACGCCGCGCGTCGCCATCCTGTCGGCGGTGGAAACGCTCAACCCGAAGATCGCCACCACGCTGGAGGCGGCCGCGCTGTGCAAGATGGCCGACCGCGGCCAGATCACCGGCGGCATCCTCGACGGCCCGCTGGCCTTCGACAACGCCATCAGCGCCGAGGCCGCACGCATCAAGGGCATCACGTCCCCCGTCTCCGGACAGGCCGACATCCTGCTCGTCCCCGACCTGGAAGCCGGCAACATGCTGGCCAAGCAGCTCTCCTTCCTCGCCAACGCCGACGCGGCGGGCATCGTTCTCGGTGCGCGGGTGCCGGTCATCCTGACCAGCCGCGCCGACAACGTCCGCACCCGCCTCGCCTCCTGCGCCGTGGCGGCGCTGGTGGCCGCCGCGCGCCGTCCTTCCCTCGCGCTCAACGCCGCTGCCGCTCCCCTGGCTGCGGAGTGA
- the eno gene encoding phosphopyruvate hydratase — MSAITEIHAREILDSRGNPTVEVDVLLESGAFGRAAVPSGASTGAHEAVELRDGDKSRYGGKGVLKAVESVNGEIFDAIAGLDASNQRALDLAMIELDGTPNKGRLGANAILGVSLAVAKASAEEAALPLFRYVGGAFANLLPVPMMNIINGGAHADNPIDIQEFMVMPVGAENGAEAIRMGSEIFQALKKKLKDAGHNTNVGDEGGFAPNLASTEDALGFVMKAIEAAGYKPGDDVMLAIDAASTEFFKNGTYELAGEGKSLAPEQMVSYWTDLVGRYPIISIEDGMAEDDWEGWKALTDAIGGKVQLVGDDLFVTNPARLADGIKKGVGNSILVKVNQIGTLSETLEAVDMAHKAGYTAVLSHRSGETEDSTIADLAVATNCGQIKTGSLSRSDRLAKYNQLIRIEEMLGAASRFAGRGILKA, encoded by the coding sequence ATGAGCGCCATTACCGAAATCCACGCCCGCGAGATCCTCGACAGCCGCGGGAACCCGACCGTCGAGGTGGACGTCCTGCTCGAATCCGGCGCCTTCGGCCGCGCCGCCGTCCCGTCGGGCGCCTCGACCGGCGCGCACGAGGCGGTGGAACTGCGCGACGGCGACAAGTCCCGCTACGGCGGCAAGGGCGTGCTGAAGGCCGTGGAGTCGGTCAACGGCGAGATCTTCGACGCCATCGCCGGCCTCGACGCCTCCAACCAGCGCGCCCTCGACCTCGCCATGATCGAGCTGGACGGCACCCCCAACAAGGGCCGCCTCGGCGCCAACGCCATCCTCGGCGTCTCGCTCGCTGTCGCCAAGGCCTCGGCCGAGGAAGCCGCGCTGCCGCTGTTCCGCTACGTCGGCGGCGCCTTTGCCAACCTGCTGCCGGTGCCGATGATGAACATCATCAACGGCGGCGCCCACGCCGACAACCCGATCGACATCCAGGAGTTCATGGTCATGCCGGTCGGCGCCGAGAACGGCGCCGAGGCCATCCGCATGGGCTCGGAGATCTTCCAGGCGCTCAAGAAGAAGCTCAAGGACGCCGGGCACAACACCAACGTCGGCGACGAGGGCGGCTTCGCCCCCAACCTCGCCTCGACCGAGGACGCGCTGGGCTTCGTGATGAAGGCGATCGAGGCCGCCGGCTACAAGCCGGGCGACGACGTCATGCTGGCCATCGACGCCGCCTCGACCGAGTTCTTCAAGAACGGCACGTACGAGCTGGCCGGTGAGGGCAAGTCGCTGGCGCCGGAGCAGATGGTCTCCTACTGGACCGATCTGGTCGGCCGCTACCCGATCATCTCGATCGAGGACGGCATGGCCGAGGACGACTGGGAAGGCTGGAAGGCGCTGACCGACGCCATCGGCGGCAAGGTGCAGCTGGTCGGCGACGACCTGTTCGTGACCAACCCGGCGCGTCTGGCGGACGGCATCAAGAAGGGCGTGGGCAACTCGATCCTGGTCAAGGTCAACCAGATCGGCACGCTGTCGGAGACGCTGGAGGCCGTGGACATGGCGCACAAGGCCGGCTACACGGCGGTGCTGTCGCACCGTTCGGGCGAGACCGAGGACAGCACCATCGCCGATCTGGCGGTCGCCACCAACTGCGGCCAGATCAAGACCGGCTCGCTGTCGCGCTCCGACCGTCTGGCCAAGTACAACCAGCTGATCCGCATCGAGGAGATGCTTGGCGCAGCATCCCGCTTCGCCGGCCGCGGCATCCTCAAGGCGTAA
- the pflB gene encoding formate C-acetyltransferase, producing the protein MDTLLRDGLVETPEQQAERPWRRFVPGVWQQEVNVRDFIVRNVHPYAGDSRFLTGPTGRTRALWDKVTALLKEERAAKGGVLDADTEVFGSITAHAPGYIDRELELVVGLQTDKPLKRAIMPFGGWRMVKNGLEAYGFKPSPKLEEVFPGLRKSHNDGVFDVYTEEMLRCRKSGVITGLPDAYGRGRIIGDYRRLALYGATFLIEDKKAQYKSLELDRVDEHTLRLREEITEQIKALKELAAMAKSYGFDVSRPAANAREAVQWTYLAYLAAVKEANGAAMSLGRVSSFLDVYVERDLRDGLLSEEEAQELIDQFVTKLRIVRFLRTPEYDQLFSGDPTWVTECIGGMALDGRTLVTKNSFRMLQTLNNLGPAPEPNLTVLWSESLPEGFKKFCAETSIKTCSVQYENDDLMRPYWGDDYGIACCVSAMRIGKQMQFFGARANLAKTLLYAINGGRDEVSGEQVGPAFAPITGDVLDHDTVVARLLPMMEWLARAYMNTLNAIHFMHDKYMYERLEMALHDRDVLRTMACGIAGLSVVADSLSAIKHATVKVVRDERGLATDFVIEGDYPAFGNNDDRVDGIAVWLVETFMGLLRKQKAYRDAVPTQSVLTITSNVVYGKKTGNTPDGRKAGQPFAPGANPMHGRDRKGAIASMASVAKLPYAHAQDGISYTFTIVPGALGPTEGERVANLVGMLDGYFGQGGHHINVNVFDRETLLHAMDHPELYPQLTIRVSGYAVNFIKLTREQQMDVISRTFHGAH; encoded by the coding sequence ATGGACACTCTGCTGAGAGACGGACTCGTCGAGACCCCGGAACAGCAAGCCGAGCGCCCCTGGCGCCGCTTTGTTCCGGGCGTCTGGCAGCAAGAGGTCAACGTCCGCGACTTCATCGTCCGCAACGTCCATCCCTATGCCGGGGATTCACGCTTCCTGACCGGCCCGACCGGACGGACCCGGGCGCTGTGGGACAAGGTCACCGCCCTGCTGAAGGAGGAGCGCGCGGCCAAGGGCGGCGTGCTCGACGCCGACACGGAGGTCTTCGGCTCGATCACCGCTCACGCGCCGGGCTACATCGACCGCGAACTTGAACTTGTCGTCGGCCTGCAGACGGACAAGCCGCTGAAGCGCGCGATCATGCCCTTCGGCGGCTGGCGGATGGTCAAGAACGGGCTGGAGGCCTACGGCTTCAAACCCTCGCCCAAGCTGGAGGAGGTCTTCCCCGGCCTGCGCAAGTCGCACAACGACGGCGTCTTCGACGTCTACACCGAGGAGATGCTGCGCTGCCGGAAATCCGGCGTCATCACCGGCCTGCCGGACGCCTACGGCCGCGGGCGCATCATCGGCGACTACCGCCGGCTGGCCCTCTACGGCGCGACCTTCCTGATCGAGGACAAGAAGGCGCAGTACAAGAGCCTTGAGCTGGACCGCGTCGACGAGCACACGCTGCGCCTGCGCGAGGAGATCACCGAGCAGATCAAGGCGCTGAAGGAACTGGCCGCCATGGCCAAGTCCTACGGCTTCGACGTGTCGCGCCCGGCGGCCAACGCCCGCGAGGCGGTGCAGTGGACCTATCTGGCTTATCTGGCGGCGGTGAAGGAGGCCAACGGGGCGGCCATGTCGCTCGGCCGTGTCTCCAGCTTCCTCGACGTCTACGTCGAGCGCGACCTGCGCGACGGCCTGCTGAGCGAGGAGGAGGCGCAGGAGCTGATCGACCAGTTCGTGACCAAGCTGCGCATCGTCCGCTTCCTGCGCACGCCGGAATACGACCAGCTCTTCTCCGGCGACCCGACCTGGGTCACGGAATGCATCGGCGGCATGGCGCTCGACGGGCGCACGCTGGTGACGAAGAACAGCTTCCGCATGCTCCAGACCCTGAACAACCTCGGACCGGCGCCGGAGCCGAACCTGACCGTGCTGTGGTCGGAAAGCCTGCCGGAGGGCTTCAAGAAGTTCTGCGCGGAGACGTCGATCAAGACCTGCTCGGTGCAGTACGAGAACGACGACCTGATGCGGCCCTACTGGGGCGACGACTACGGCATCGCCTGCTGCGTCTCGGCCATGCGCATCGGCAAGCAGATGCAGTTCTTCGGCGCCCGCGCCAACCTTGCCAAGACGCTGCTCTACGCCATCAACGGCGGCCGTGACGAGGTGTCGGGCGAGCAGGTCGGCCCGGCCTTCGCCCCGATCACCGGCGACGTGCTCGACCACGACACGGTGGTCGCCCGCCTGCTGCCGATGATGGAATGGCTGGCCCGCGCCTACATGAACACGCTCAACGCCATCCATTTCATGCATGACAAGTACATGTACGAGCGGCTGGAGATGGCCCTGCACGACCGCGACGTGCTGCGCACCATGGCCTGCGGCATCGCCGGCCTGAGCGTCGTCGCGGACAGCCTGTCGGCGATCAAGCACGCCACGGTCAAAGTGGTGCGCGACGAGCGTGGCCTCGCCACCGACTTCGTCATCGAGGGCGACTACCCGGCCTTCGGCAACAACGACGACCGGGTGGACGGCATCGCGGTGTGGCTGGTCGAGACCTTCATGGGTCTGCTGCGCAAGCAGAAGGCCTACCGCGACGCGGTGCCGACGCAGTCGGTGCTGACGATCACCTCGAACGTGGTCTACGGCAAGAAGACGGGCAACACGCCGGACGGGCGCAAGGCCGGCCAGCCCTTCGCGCCGGGGGCCAACCCGATGCACGGGCGCGACCGCAAGGGGGCGATCGCCTCGATGGCGTCGGTGGCCAAGCTGCCCTACGCCCACGCTCAGGACGGCATCAGCTACACCTTCACCATCGTGCCCGGCGCGCTGGGCCCGACCGAGGGTGAGCGGGTGGCCAATCTGGTGGGCATGCTGGACGGCTATTTCGGCCAGGGCGGCCACCACATCAACGTGAACGTCTTCGACCGCGAGACGCTGCTGCACGCCATGGACCATCCGGAGCTGTACCCGCAGCTGACCATCCGGGTGTCGGGCTACGCGGTGAACTTCATCAAGCTGACCCGCGAGCAGCAGATGGACGTCATCAGCCGCACCTTCCACGGCGCGCATTGA